Below is a genomic region from Pseudomonas extremaustralis.
GGAAATCCCGTCATCCACCAGAATCTCCACATAGCGTTCCGCCTCGCTGACGAAAATCAGCACCCCGGTGCTGCCTATGGTGCGGTGCAGGTTCTGCTCCAGGAACTGTCGGCGCGCCAGGTTCGACGCGCGCCAATGGCGCACCGAACGGGGGATCAACCGCGTGGTGACCCTGGGCAAGCGAAACACCAGGCACAGCAAGATGAACGTCACCCATTGCGCCAGCAGCAAGGTGTACATGGTCAGGTAGCCCGACAGGTAATGCACCACACCGGGCACCACCAGAGCGATGAGGCTGGCCCACAGCAACGGGATATAGGCGTAGTCATCCGCACGGGCAGCCAGC
It encodes:
- a CDS encoding TPM domain-containing protein, with amino-acid sequence MALLSEHEQRQVAEAIARVEQQTDAELVTVLAARADDYAYIPLLWASLIALVVPGVVHYLSGYLTMYTLLLAQWVTFILLCLVFRLPRVTTRLIPRSVRHWRASNLARRQFLEQNLHRTIGSTGVLIFVSEAERYVEILVDDGISKRLDDSHWDGIVKAFTQQVKQGQTLAGFIACIEACGELLKAHVPVTQARNELPNRLVVLE